One window of Acidobacteriota bacterium genomic DNA carries:
- a CDS encoding S46 family peptidase yields MSDRSRMSRWVWLAAVAVVVCGWGAAPWVSADEGMWTYDNPPLRLLAEQYGFQPDAAWLEHVRLASVRVGSGGSGSFVSPDGLILTNHHVGLGQIQKLSTRERDLVRDGFYARTRAEELKCPDQEVRVLESMENVTARVLGAVPAGVTGAEAMKARRSEIARLEKEGHAATGLDCTVISLYHGGEYWLYRYRKYTDVRLVFCPEQQAAFFGGDADNFTYPRHDLDLTIFRVYDAGRPLQVKHYLKWNAAGAAAGELVFVSGHPARTNRLYTLAQLELQRDVLLPRRIATLKRTLGVLRAYAARGPEEARQALGGIFGAENSLKSSIGEYEGMLNRSLLDRKAAEETEFRNRIDANPEWAKAFGGAWPAIAATTQLQRAHIAALEFQSLGGYRSRLSSTALTLVQYAAEIGKPDAERLEGFHDADLETLRFRLLSRAPIYPALEEVLLADFLLQAREELGAADAFVQALLDGGEPTEVAHRLIEGTGLADPKIRQQLLEGGAAAVDASDDPLIVLARRVAPILRERRQWQEANITSIEVAASEKIGQARFAVYGKNAYPDATGTLRLSYGTVAGYPMNGTQAPPLTTFHGLYDRALGFGLKPPYDLPARFLERKDKVQMETPLNFVSTCDIIGGNSGSPVINRAGELVGLVFDGNIESLPGRFVFDMTANRTVSVHAAGMIHALRVLYDAGPLADEIEGIAAGAR; encoded by the coding sequence ATGAGCGATCGCAGCAGAATGTCTCGGTGGGTGTGGCTGGCCGCCGTGGCGGTGGTCGTGTGCGGCTGGGGCGCGGCCCCCTGGGTCTCGGCCGACGAGGGGATGTGGACGTACGACAATCCGCCCCTGCGGCTTCTGGCGGAGCAGTATGGGTTCCAGCCCGATGCGGCCTGGCTGGAGCACGTCCGTTTGGCCAGCGTCCGGGTGGGGTCCGGCGGGTCCGGCTCGTTCGTCAGCCCCGACGGTTTGATCCTGACGAACCACCATGTGGGTCTGGGGCAGATCCAGAAACTGTCCACCCGGGAACGGGATCTGGTGCGCGACGGATTCTACGCCAGGACCCGCGCCGAGGAGCTGAAGTGCCCGGACCAGGAGGTCCGCGTGCTCGAGTCCATGGAGAATGTCACCGCCCGCGTGCTGGGCGCGGTTCCGGCCGGTGTGACCGGCGCGGAGGCGATGAAGGCCCGTCGGAGCGAGATCGCCCGGCTGGAGAAGGAGGGCCACGCGGCGACCGGCCTGGATTGCACGGTGATCTCGCTGTACCACGGCGGCGAGTACTGGCTGTACCGTTACCGCAAGTACACCGACGTGCGCCTGGTGTTCTGCCCGGAGCAGCAGGCCGCGTTCTTCGGCGGTGACGCCGACAACTTCACCTATCCCCGCCATGATCTTGACCTGACCATCTTCCGGGTGTACGACGCCGGCCGGCCGCTGCAGGTGAAGCATTACCTGAAGTGGAACGCCGCCGGTGCCGCCGCCGGCGAACTGGTGTTCGTGTCGGGCCATCCGGCGCGGACGAACCGGCTCTACACGCTGGCGCAGTTGGAGCTGCAGCGCGACGTGCTGCTGCCCCGCCGCATCGCCACCCTGAAACGGACGCTGGGCGTGCTCCGGGCCTATGCGGCCCGCGGACCCGAGGAGGCCCGGCAGGCGCTGGGCGGCATCTTCGGCGCGGAGAATTCGCTCAAGTCGTCGATCGGTGAATACGAAGGCATGCTCAACCGGAGTCTGCTGGACCGCAAGGCCGCCGAGGAAACAGAATTCCGCAACCGGATCGACGCCAATCCCGAATGGGCGAAGGCATTCGGCGGCGCCTGGCCGGCGATCGCCGCGACGACGCAGTTGCAGCGGGCGCACATCGCCGCCCTCGAATTCCAGTCGCTGGGCGGGTACCGGTCGCGCCTCTCGTCGACGGCCCTGACCCTCGTGCAGTACGCGGCCGAGATCGGCAAGCCGGACGCCGAGCGCCTCGAGGGCTTCCACGACGCCGACCTCGAGACGTTGCGGTTCCGGCTCCTGTCGCGAGCGCCCATCTACCCGGCGCTCGAGGAGGTGCTGCTGGCCGACTTCCTGCTTCAGGCCCGGGAGGAGCTCGGCGCCGCCGACGCGTTCGTGCAGGCGCTGCTGGACGGCGGCGAGCCGACCGAGGTGGCGCACCGGCTCATCGAGGGGACCGGCTTGGCCGATCCCAAGATCCGGCAGCAGCTGCTCGAGGGCGGTGCGGCGGCGGTGGACGCGAGCGACGACCCGCTCATCGTACTGGCCCGCCGGGTGGCGCCCATCCTCCGCGAGCGGCGGCAGTGGCAGGAAGCAAACATCACCAGCATCGAGGTGGCCGCCAGCGAAAAGATCGGGCAGGCGCGTTTCGCCGTGTACGGCAAGAACGCCTACCCTGACGCCACTGGCACGCTCCGCCTGAGCTACGGGACCGTCGCCGGCTACCCGATGAACGGCACCCAGGCCCCGCCGCTCACCACCTTCCACGGCCTGTACGACCGGGCGCTCGGCTTTGGCCTGAAGCCCCCGTACGATCTGCCGGCGCGGTTCCTGGAGCGTAAGGACAAGGTCCAGATGGAGACGCCGCTCAACTTTGTCTCCACCTGCGATATCATCGGCGGCAACTCCGGCTCGCCGGTGATCAACCGGGCCGGCGAGCTGGTGGGCCTGGTGTTCGACGGCAACATCGAGAGCCTGCCGGGCCGCTTCGTTTTCGACATGACGGCGAACCGGACCGTGTCGGTGCACGCCGCCGGCATGATCCACGCCCTGCGGGTGCTCTACGACGCCGGCCCCCTGGCCGACGAGATCGAAGGGATCGCCGCCGGAGCGCGCTAG
- a CDS encoding hemolysin III family protein, with product MRAADSDRRYRGGEEIANSIIHGTGALAAVAGLVVLVAAAAATDDGWRIVSAAIYGATLILLYTASTLYHGIAHPRARRVLRFIDHAAIFLLIAGTYTPFTLVSLRGPWGWSLFGVIWGLALTGITAQSRLLHRWTALSLALYVAMGWAAVVAVRPLLDAVAPGGLLLLLLGGIAYTAGIGFYVWRRLPYHHAVWHGFVLAGSACHYFAILGFVIPAG from the coding sequence ATGCGCGCAGCGGACAGCGACCGGCGGTACCGCGGCGGCGAAGAGATCGCCAACAGCATCATTCACGGGACGGGCGCCCTGGCCGCCGTGGCGGGGCTGGTGGTTCTGGTCGCCGCGGCCGCCGCCACCGACGACGGGTGGCGCATCGTCAGCGCCGCCATCTACGGCGCCACGCTGATTCTGCTGTACACCGCCTCCACCCTGTACCATGGCATCGCCCACCCGCGCGCCCGGCGAGTGCTCCGCTTCATCGACCACGCGGCCATCTTCCTGCTCATCGCCGGCACCTACACGCCCTTCACCCTGGTGAGCCTGCGCGGGCCATGGGGCTGGTCGCTGTTCGGGGTGATCTGGGGACTGGCGCTGACAGGGATCACCGCCCAGTCCCGCCTGCTGCACCGCTGGACCGCCCTGTCGCTGGCCCTCTACGTCGCCATGGGCTGGGCGGCGGTGGTGGCCGTGCGGCCGCTGCTCGACGCGGTGGCCCCGGGCGGCCTGCTGCTGTTGCTGCTCGGCGGGATCGCCTACACCGCGGGCATCGGGTTCTACGTGTGGCGCCGCCTGCCCTACCACCACGCCGTCTGGCACGGTTTCGTGCTGGCCGGCAGCGCATGCCACTATTTTGCCATCCTGGGCTTCGTCATTCCGGCCGGCTAG
- a CDS encoding nitronate monooxygenase yields the protein MDFNNFPKIQLPKLQLPRLELPEWLAPKKDLPPLVIGDLRAAVPIVQGGMGVGISLAGLAAAVAEAGGVGVIAANAIGMIEPDYYADGRAADQRALRSEIRRARARTRGVIGVNLMVAVNDFHELLQVVVEERADIVFLGAGLPLRGIPVAALRAANVKVVPIVSSGRAARLIFTHWRKSYGDVPDAVVVEGPLAGGHLGFKPEQIDDPAFALERIVPGVIAEVRPFEAEFGRPIPVIAGGGVYTGADMHRILRLGARGVQLGTRFVATDECDADPRFKEAYVRCRKEDIVIIKSPVGLPGRAIRNPFLDEVARGARRSFRCPWRCLESCDARAAAYCISLALDNARQGRLDDGFAFAGANAHRVDRIVPVRELVDGLKAEYAAAVEAAARSISDEYVRLVERWKSLKDEYGTALARLGELRNEYERAWNQRIARLKKDYENAWPEKIAALRAEYEGAWNEKVAAVREQYEAAVAALEQLRAGGLDLQAEPR from the coding sequence TTGGACTTCAACAATTTTCCGAAAATCCAGTTGCCGAAGCTGCAGTTGCCCCGCCTGGAGCTGCCCGAATGGCTCGCGCCGAAAAAGGACCTGCCCCCGCTGGTCATCGGTGACCTGCGGGCTGCGGTGCCCATCGTGCAGGGCGGCATGGGCGTCGGCATCTCGCTCGCCGGGCTCGCCGCCGCCGTGGCCGAGGCCGGCGGCGTCGGCGTGATCGCCGCCAACGCCATCGGCATGATCGAGCCCGATTATTACGCCGACGGCCGCGCGGCCGACCAGCGGGCGCTCCGGAGCGAGATCCGCCGGGCCCGCGCGCGCACCCGCGGCGTGATCGGCGTGAACCTGATGGTGGCGGTGAACGACTTTCACGAGCTGCTGCAGGTGGTGGTGGAGGAGCGGGCGGACATCGTCTTCCTCGGCGCCGGTCTGCCGCTGCGGGGCATCCCGGTGGCGGCGCTGCGGGCGGCCAACGTCAAGGTCGTCCCCATCGTCAGCTCCGGCCGGGCGGCCCGGCTGATCTTCACCCACTGGCGGAAAAGCTACGGCGACGTGCCTGACGCGGTGGTGGTGGAGGGCCCGCTGGCCGGCGGCCACCTGGGCTTCAAACCGGAGCAGATCGACGATCCGGCGTTCGCGCTGGAGCGGATCGTCCCCGGCGTGATTGCCGAGGTCCGGCCGTTCGAGGCGGAATTCGGCCGGCCGATCCCGGTCATCGCCGGCGGCGGCGTGTACACCGGCGCCGACATGCACCGGATCCTGCGGCTCGGGGCGCGGGGCGTGCAGCTCGGCACCCGCTTCGTCGCCACCGACGAGTGCGACGCCGACCCGCGCTTCAAGGAGGCGTACGTGCGGTGTCGGAAGGAGGACATCGTCATCATCAAGAGCCCGGTGGGGCTGCCCGGCCGGGCGATCCGCAACCCCTTTCTCGACGAGGTCGCCCGCGGCGCGCGCCGGTCGTTCCGCTGCCCGTGGCGCTGCCTGGAGAGCTGCGACGCCCGGGCGGCCGCCTACTGCATCTCGCTGGCGCTGGACAACGCCCGCCAGGGGCGCCTGGACGACGGCTTCGCCTTCGCCGGCGCCAACGCGCACCGGGTGGACCGGATTGTCCCCGTCCGGGAGCTCGTGGACGGCCTGAAGGCGGAATACGCGGCCGCCGTCGAAGCTGCGGCGCGGTCCATCAGCGACGAGTACGTCCGCCTGGTGGAGCGCTGGAAGAGCCTGAAAGACGAATACGGGACGGCGCTGGCCCGCCTGGGCGAGCTCCGAAACGAGTACGAGCGGGCCTGGAACCAGCGGATCGCCCGCTTGAAGAAAGACTATGAGAACGCGTGGCCCGAAAAAATCGCAGCGCTGCGGGCGGAGTACGAGGGGGCGTGGAACGAGAAGGTGGCCGCGGTGCGGGAGCAGTACGAAGCCGCCGTCGCCGCGCTGGAACAGCTGCGGGCCGGCGGGCTGGACCTGCAGGCGGAGCCGCGTTAG